One segment of Pantoea sp. Lij88 DNA contains the following:
- the murA gene encoding UDP-N-acetylglucosamine 1-carboxyvinyltransferase has product MEKFRVQGPTRLSGEVTISGAKNAALPILFAALLAEEPVEIQNVPKLRDIDTTMKLLTQLGAKVERNGSVHVDASAVDVFCAPYDLVKTMRASIWALGPLVARFGQGQVSLPGGCAIGARPVDLHITGLEQLGAEIKLEEGYVKASVNGRLKGALIVMDKISVGATVTIMSAATLATGTTVIENAAREPEIVDTANFLNTLGARISGAGSDKITIEGVERLGGGVYRVLPDRIETGTFLVAAAISGGKVMCHKTQPDTLDAVLAKLRDAGADIETGEDWISLDMHGKRPKAVNVRTAPHPGFPTDMQAQFTLLNMVAEGTGLITETIFENRFMHIPELIRMGGHAEIESNTAICHGVETLSGAQVMATDLRASASLVLAGCIAEGTTFVDRIYHIDRGYEHIEDKLKAMGANIERVSEE; this is encoded by the coding sequence ATGGAAAAATTTCGTGTGCAAGGCCCCACCCGCTTAAGTGGTGAAGTAACCATTTCCGGGGCGAAGAACGCCGCACTTCCTATTCTGTTTGCTGCCCTGCTGGCTGAAGAGCCGGTAGAGATCCAGAATGTGCCAAAGCTGCGCGACATTGATACCACCATGAAGCTGCTGACGCAGCTGGGTGCGAAGGTGGAACGCAACGGTTCTGTGCATGTCGATGCCAGCGCGGTAGATGTATTTTGTGCGCCTTACGATCTGGTCAAAACCATGCGTGCCTCAATCTGGGCGCTGGGCCCGCTGGTAGCGCGTTTTGGTCAGGGTCAGGTTTCACTGCCGGGCGGCTGCGCTATCGGCGCCCGTCCGGTTGACCTGCACATCACCGGTCTGGAACAGCTGGGTGCCGAGATCAAGCTGGAAGAGGGCTACGTCAAAGCATCAGTCAATGGCCGCCTGAAGGGCGCGCTGATTGTCATGGATAAAATCAGCGTCGGCGCAACGGTCACCATCATGAGTGCTGCGACGCTGGCGACCGGTACCACTGTCATTGAGAATGCGGCCCGTGAGCCGGAAATTGTCGATACCGCCAACTTCCTGAACACCCTGGGTGCCAGAATCAGTGGCGCAGGCAGCGATAAAATCACCATCGAAGGCGTTGAGCGTCTGGGTGGCGGTGTTTACCGCGTCCTGCCGGATCGCATCGAAACCGGTACTTTCCTGGTGGCGGCTGCCATTTCAGGCGGCAAAGTGATGTGTCACAAAACCCAGCCAGATACGCTGGATGCTGTGCTGGCTAAGCTGCGTGATGCGGGTGCCGACATCGAAACCGGTGAAGACTGGATCAGTCTGGATATGCACGGCAAGCGACCAAAAGCGGTCAACGTGCGCACCGCACCGCATCCGGGTTTCCCGACCGATATGCAGGCGCAGTTCACCCTGTTAAATATGGTCGCGGAAGGCACGGGCCTGATTACCGAAACCATCTTTGAAAACCGTTTCATGCATATCCCCGAACTGATTCGTATGGGCGGCCATGCTGAGATCGAGAGCAACACGGCGATCTGTCACGGGGTTGAAACCCTGTCAGGTGCGCAGGTGATGGCGACCGATCTGCGAGCTTCGGCAAGCCTGGTTCTGGCGGGTTGTATTGCGGAAGGAACGACGTTCGTTGATCGCATTTATCACATCGATCGTGGCTATGAGCACATCGAAGATAAACTGAAAGCGATGGGTGCGAACATCGAGCGTGTCAGCGAAGAGTAA
- the cgtA gene encoding Obg family GTPase CgtA encodes MKFVDEATILVVAGDGGNGCVSFRREKYIPRGGPDGGDGGDGGDVYLIADENLNTLIDYRFEKSFRAERGQNGQSRDCTGKRGKDIEVKVPVGTRVIDQGTGETLGDMTRHGQKLMVGKGGWHGLGNTRFKSSVNRSPRQKTMGTPGEKRDLQLELMLLADVGMLGLPNAGKSTFIRAVSAAKPKVADYPFTTLVPSLGVVRMDSEQSFVVADIPGLIEGAADGAGLGIRFLKHLERCRVLLHLIDIDPIDESDPVENARIILGELEKYSEKLFNKPRWLVFNKIDLISEEEAQSRAKAVAEALGWEDKYYLISAASRTGVNELCWDVMSFINANPKEAELEEKQPEKVEFMWDDYHKETIENTVEVEDEEWDDDWDDEDDEGVEIIYQR; translated from the coding sequence ATGAAGTTTGTAGATGAAGCGACAATTTTGGTCGTCGCCGGTGATGGCGGTAATGGTTGCGTCAGCTTCCGCCGCGAAAAATATATCCCGAGAGGCGGCCCTGATGGGGGAGATGGCGGTGACGGCGGTGACGTTTATCTGATCGCTGATGAAAACCTCAACACCCTTATCGATTATCGTTTCGAAAAATCTTTCCGCGCCGAGCGTGGACAGAACGGTCAGAGCCGTGACTGTACCGGCAAACGCGGTAAAGATATCGAAGTTAAAGTGCCGGTCGGCACCCGGGTGATCGATCAGGGTACCGGCGAGACCTTAGGCGACATGACGCGCCACGGCCAGAAGCTGATGGTCGGCAAAGGCGGCTGGCATGGTCTGGGTAACACCCGTTTCAAATCGTCAGTGAACCGCAGTCCGCGCCAGAAAACCATGGGTACCCCAGGTGAAAAGCGCGATCTGCAGCTGGAGCTGATGCTGCTGGCGGACGTCGGGATGCTGGGCTTACCGAATGCCGGTAAATCGACCTTTATCCGTGCCGTATCGGCCGCTAAACCAAAAGTGGCGGACTATCCGTTTACCACGCTGGTGCCAAGCCTGGGCGTGGTCCGTATGGACAGCGAGCAGAGCTTCGTCGTGGCCGATATCCCAGGCCTGATTGAAGGCGCAGCAGATGGCGCAGGCCTCGGCATTCGCTTCCTGAAGCACCTTGAGCGCTGCCGCGTATTGCTGCACCTGATCGACATCGATCCAATCGATGAAAGCGATCCGGTTGAAAATGCCCGGATCATTCTCGGTGAACTCGAAAAGTACAGCGAGAAGCTGTTCAACAAGCCACGCTGGCTGGTCTTCAACAAAATTGATCTGATCAGTGAAGAAGAAGCGCAGTCACGGGCGAAAGCGGTTGCTGAAGCGCTGGGCTGGGAAGATAAGTATTACCTGATCTCTGCCGCAAGCCGTACCGGTGTCAACGAACTCTGCTGGGACGTGATGAGCTTCATCAACGCCAACCCGAAAGAAGCAGAGCTTGAAGAGAAACAGCCGGAGAAAGTGGAGTTCATGTGGGACGATTACCACAAAGAAACCATTGAAAACACGGTTGAAGTGGAAGATGAAGAGTGGGATGACGACTGGGATGATGAAGACGACGAAGGCGTTGAAATTATCTATCAGCGTTAA
- the ispB gene encoding octaprenyl diphosphate synthase, with translation MNLEQINELTAQDMAAVNQTILDQLNSDVSLINQLGYYIISGGGKRIRPMIAVLSARAMGYKGDLHVTNAALIEFIHTATLLHDDVVDESDMRRGKATANAAFGNAASVLVGDFIYTRAFQMMTSMGSLRILALMSEAVNVIAEGEVLQLMNVNDPDITEESYMRVIYSKTARLFEAASQASAILAEATPEEEKALQDYGRYLGTAFQLIDDLLDYSADGETLGKNTGDDLSEGKPTLPLLHAMQHGSPEQAKMIREAIEQGNGRHLLEPVLEAMNQCGSLEWTRSRAEQEADKAIEALRILPESPWRSALESLAHMSVQRDF, from the coding sequence ATGAACTTAGAACAGATTAATGAATTAACCGCACAGGATATGGCTGCCGTTAACCAGACCATCCTCGACCAGCTGAATTCAGATGTCTCGCTCATCAACCAGTTGGGCTACTACATCATCAGTGGTGGGGGCAAGCGTATCCGTCCCATGATTGCCGTGCTATCTGCACGTGCCATGGGCTACAAGGGCGACCTGCACGTGACCAATGCGGCGCTGATCGAATTTATCCACACCGCCACGCTGCTGCATGACGATGTCGTGGATGAATCCGATATGCGTCGTGGCAAAGCGACCGCGAACGCGGCGTTTGGCAATGCGGCAAGCGTGCTCGTCGGTGATTTTATTTACACCCGCGCCTTCCAGATGATGACCAGCATGGGTTCGCTGCGTATCCTGGCGCTGATGTCAGAAGCGGTAAACGTGATTGCTGAGGGCGAAGTCCTGCAGCTGATGAACGTTAACGATCCCGACATCACCGAAGAGAGCTACATGCGCGTGATTTACAGCAAGACTGCGCGCCTGTTTGAAGCGGCCTCGCAGGCCTCTGCGATTCTGGCTGAAGCCACACCTGAAGAGGAAAAGGCGCTGCAGGATTATGGGCGCTATCTGGGTACAGCTTTCCAGTTAATTGACGATTTACTGGACTACAGTGCTGACGGCGAGACGCTGGGCAAAAATACCGGCGATGACCTGAGTGAAGGCAAACCGACGCTGCCACTGCTGCATGCGATGCAGCACGGCTCACCTGAACAGGCGAAGATGATTCGTGAAGCTATTGAGCAGGGAAATGGCCGCCATCTGCTGGAACCGGTGCTGGAAGCGATGAATCAGTGTGGTTCGCTGGAGTGGACCCGCAGCCGCGCCGAACAGGAAGCGGACAAAGCAATTGAAGCCTTGCGGATTCTGCCTGAATCACCGTGGCGCAGCGCCCTGGAGTCACTGGCGCACATGTCAGTCCAGCGCGATTTCTGA
- the mlaC gene encoding phospholipid-binding protein MlaC: MFKRLLMIAMLVVAVPLTATAADQSNPYKLMNEAAQKTFTRLKNEQPKIKQDPNYLREIVRQELLPYVQIKYAGALVLGRYYRDSTPAQREAYFSAFGDYLAQAYGQALALYNGQSYQIQPEQPLGDAQIVAIRVTIIDPNGRPPVRLDFQWRKNSQTGNWQAYDMIAEGVSMITTKQNEWSDLLRTKGIDGLTAQLKSSAAQPITLDKQQ; the protein is encoded by the coding sequence ATGTTTAAACGTTTACTGATGATTGCCATGCTGGTGGTTGCAGTACCGCTGACGGCGACCGCAGCGGATCAGAGCAATCCCTACAAACTGATGAACGAAGCGGCGCAAAAGACGTTCACCCGTCTTAAAAATGAGCAGCCGAAAATCAAGCAGGATCCAAACTACCTGCGTGAAATCGTCCGTCAGGAGCTGCTGCCGTACGTGCAGATCAAATATGCCGGCGCGTTAGTGCTGGGCCGCTACTATCGTGATTCAACGCCCGCGCAGCGTGAAGCCTACTTCAGCGCCTTTGGTGACTATCTGGCGCAGGCTTATGGTCAGGCACTGGCACTCTATAATGGTCAGAGCTACCAGATTCAGCCTGAGCAGCCGTTGGGCGATGCCCAGATTGTCGCCATTCGTGTCACCATCATCGACCCAAATGGTCGCCCACCGGTTCGTCTCGACTTCCAGTGGCGTAAAAACAGCCAGACCGGTAACTGGCAGGCTTATGACATGATCGCTGAAGGCGTCAGCATGATCACCACCAAACAAAATGAGTGGAGCGATCTGTTGCGTACCAAAGGTATCGATGGTCTGACAGCACAACTGAAGTCTTCTGCGGCACAGCCGATCACGCTGGATAAACAACAATAA
- the rpmA gene encoding 50S ribosomal protein L27, with protein sequence MAHKKAGGSTRNGRDSNAKRLGVKRFGGESVLAGSIIVRQRGTKFHAGTNVGCGRDHTLFATADGKVQFEVKGPNNRKYISIVAE encoded by the coding sequence ATGGCACATAAAAAGGCTGGTGGTTCGACTCGAAATGGTCGTGACTCCAATGCAAAACGTCTGGGTGTAAAACGTTTCGGTGGCGAATCTGTTCTGGCAGGTAGCATCATCGTTCGTCAGCGTGGCACCAAATTCCACGCCGGTACCAATGTAGGTTGTGGTCGTGACCACACCCTGTTTGCTACTGCAGACGGTAAAGTACAGTTCGAAGTTAAAGGTCCGAACAACCGTAAATACATCAGCATCGTTGCTGAGTAA
- the mlaB gene encoding lipid asymmetry maintenance protein MlaB, whose amino-acid sequence MHESLRWEREASTLLLKGELDRDTLMSLWQQRETLIKDVDTIDVAALERVDSSGLALLVHLREIARAQGTTPRFTGISDKLHSLITLYNLQQIIVSADKSA is encoded by the coding sequence ATGCACGAATCGTTACGCTGGGAGCGGGAAGCCAGCACGCTGTTACTGAAAGGCGAACTGGATCGCGACACGCTGATGAGCCTCTGGCAGCAACGTGAGACGCTGATTAAAGATGTCGATACCATCGACGTCGCGGCGCTGGAGCGTGTTGACTCGTCCGGTCTCGCCCTGCTGGTTCACCTGCGGGAAATCGCACGGGCACAGGGTACTACCCCACGCTTTACCGGCATCAGCGACAAACTGCACTCGCTGATTACGCTTTACAATCTGCAACAGATTATTGTTTCTGCGGATAAAAGCGCCTGA
- the mlaD gene encoding outer membrane lipid asymmetry maintenance protein MlaD produces the protein MQSKKSEIWVGIFMIMALIAALFLCLRVADLKSMGTEPTWKLYATFDNIGGLKASSPVKIGGVVIGRVTEIALEPKTLLPRVTMEISDQYANKISDTSSLAVRTQGLLGEQFLALNLGFDDPELGSAMLKDGDTLRDTKSAMVLEDLIGQFLYKSGDNKQKSDNKDAQEGDSAAPAAPAQP, from the coding sequence ATGCAAAGCAAAAAAAGCGAAATCTGGGTTGGCATTTTTATGATTATGGCGTTGATCGCCGCATTGTTTCTCTGTCTGCGCGTCGCCGATCTAAAGTCGATGGGCACGGAGCCGACGTGGAAACTCTACGCCACGTTTGACAATATCGGCGGCCTGAAAGCCAGTTCGCCGGTCAAAATTGGCGGTGTGGTAATTGGCCGGGTAACAGAAATCGCGCTTGAGCCGAAAACGCTGCTGCCGCGTGTCACCATGGAGATCAGCGATCAGTATGCGAATAAAATCTCTGACACCAGCTCGCTGGCGGTCCGGACTCAGGGTCTGCTCGGTGAGCAATTCCTGGCGCTGAACTTAGGCTTTGACGATCCTGAACTCGGTTCGGCGATGCTGAAAGATGGCGATACGCTGCGCGACACCAAGTCAGCCATGGTGCTTGAAGATCTGATCGGCCAGTTCCTTTATAAGAGCGGCGATAACAAACAAAAAAGTGACAACAAGGATGCGCAGGAAGGCGACAGTGCTGCGCCTGCGGCACCGGCTCAACCTTAA
- the ibaG gene encoding BolA family iron metabolism protein IbaG, protein MENSEIQAVLMAALPLDEVHVMSNDGSHFQVIAVGELFGELSRVKKQQAVYAPLMEFIADNRMHAVSIKTYTPAEWARDRKLNGF, encoded by the coding sequence ATGGAAAACAGTGAAATTCAGGCCGTGCTGATGGCCGCATTGCCTTTAGACGAAGTTCATGTGATGAGCAACGATGGCAGCCATTTTCAGGTGATCGCCGTAGGCGAACTGTTTGGCGAACTGAGCCGCGTGAAAAAGCAGCAGGCTGTCTACGCGCCGCTGATGGAATTCATCGCGGATAACCGCATGCATGCTGTCTCTATCAAAACCTACACTCCCGCTGAATGGGCGCGTGACCGTAAACTCAACGGTTTCTGA
- the rplU gene encoding 50S ribosomal protein L21, with protein MYAVFQSGGKQHRVSEGQTVRLEKLDIATGETIEFDQVLMIANGEDVKIGAPLVSGGMIKAEVVAHGRGEKIKIVKFRRRKHYRKQAGHRQWFTDVKITGITA; from the coding sequence ATGTACGCGGTTTTCCAAAGTGGTGGTAAACAACACCGAGTAAGCGAAGGTCAGACCGTTCGCCTGGAAAAGCTGGACATCGCAACCGGTGAAACGATTGAGTTTGACCAGGTTCTGATGATTGCTAATGGCGAAGACGTGAAAATCGGCGCGCCACTGGTTTCAGGCGGAATGATCAAGGCAGAAGTTGTTGCTCACGGTCGTGGCGAGAAAATTAAGATTGTTAAGTTTCGTCGTCGTAAGCACTACCGTAAGCAAGCAGGCCATCGCCAGTGGTTCACTGATGTGAAAATCACTGGTATCACGGCGTAA
- the dacB gene encoding serine-type D-Ala-D-Ala carboxypeptidase, translated as MRFSRLVTGLSCAFMLQAHAAPVDEYMQYLPDGANLALMVQKVGASTPIIDYHGKQMALPASTMKVVTALAALLELGGDFRFQTTFETRGAIIDGTLNGDLVARFGGDPTLTRQDLRNMVAAIKKQGINHIKGNLVIDTSVFASHDMAPGWPWNDMTQCFSAPPGAAIVDKNCFSVSLYSANTPGENAFVRIASYYPAHMYSQVRTIGRNSGEGQYCELDVVPGELNRYTLTGCMRQRAEPLPLAFAVQDGAAWAGEILKAELRSSDIDYSGHLVRQTQVTEPGTVLASTQSAPLHTLLHTMLKKSDNMIADTVFRTIGHHYFNVPGTFRAGQDAVRRILKAKANVDMGNSIQVDGSGLSRHDLISPQTMMQVLQFIAKNDNTLDYISMLPLAGYDGTLQYRGGLHEAGLDGKVSAKTGSLQGVYNLAGFITTSSGARVAFVQFLSGYAVPPEDQRTRRIPLVRFESRLYRDINQNN; from the coding sequence ATGCGATTTTCACGACTTGTTACCGGATTAAGCTGCGCATTTATGCTGCAGGCACACGCAGCGCCAGTTGATGAATACATGCAGTACCTGCCAGACGGCGCCAATCTGGCGCTGATGGTACAGAAAGTGGGTGCATCAACACCGATTATTGATTACCACGGAAAACAGATGGCCCTGCCCGCCAGTACCATGAAAGTGGTGACGGCGCTGGCGGCATTGCTGGAACTGGGTGGCGACTTCCGTTTTCAGACCACTTTTGAAACTCGCGGCGCCATTATAGATGGCACCCTGAACGGCGATTTAGTCGCCCGTTTCGGCGGTGATCCGACCTTAACCCGTCAGGATCTGCGCAACATGGTCGCGGCGATTAAGAAGCAGGGCATTAACCATATCAAAGGCAATCTGGTTATCGACACCTCCGTTTTTGCCAGTCACGACATGGCACCGGGCTGGCCGTGGAACGATATGACCCAGTGCTTCAGCGCCCCTCCGGGTGCGGCAATTGTTGATAAAAACTGCTTCTCGGTGTCGCTCTACAGCGCCAATACACCGGGTGAAAATGCCTTTGTGCGCATCGCCTCCTACTATCCGGCGCATATGTACAGCCAGGTCCGTACCATTGGCCGAAACAGCGGCGAAGGGCAATATTGCGAACTGGATGTGGTGCCGGGTGAGCTGAACCGCTACACGCTGACCGGCTGTATGCGCCAGCGTGCCGAACCGCTGCCGCTGGCCTTTGCGGTACAGGATGGCGCGGCCTGGGCAGGCGAAATTCTCAAGGCGGAACTGCGGTCATCAGACATTGATTACAGCGGGCATCTGGTGCGTCAGACGCAGGTCACGGAGCCAGGCACGGTACTGGCGTCGACACAGTCCGCGCCGCTGCATACGCTGTTGCATACCATGCTGAAGAAGTCAGACAACATGATTGCTGACACGGTATTCCGCACTATTGGTCATCACTACTTCAACGTGCCTGGGACCTTCCGTGCCGGACAGGATGCGGTTCGTCGTATCCTGAAAGCGAAAGCCAACGTCGATATGGGCAATAGCATTCAGGTCGATGGTTCCGGCCTTTCGCGCCACGATCTGATTTCGCCGCAGACCATGATGCAGGTGTTGCAGTTCATTGCGAAGAATGACAACACGCTGGATTATATTTCGATGCTGCCGCTGGCTGGCTATGATGGCACGCTGCAATATCGTGGCGGGCTGCATGAAGCGGGCCTCGATGGTAAAGTCTCGGCCAAAACCGGTTCGCTGCAGGGCGTCTATAATCTGGCGGGCTTTATTACCACCTCCAGTGGCGCGCGGGTGGCGTTCGTGCAGTTCCTTTCCGGTTATGCCGTGCCGCCGGAAGATCAACGTACACGACGTATTCCGCTGGTGCGATTCGAAAGCCGCCTCTACCGCGATATCAATCAGAACAACTGA
- the mlaF gene encoding phospholipid ABC transporter ATP-binding protein MlaF yields MIQQHTNLVEVRGVSFSRGDRTIFDDISLTVPKGKVTAIMGPSGIGKTTLLRLIGGQLQPTSGEIFFRGENIPSLSRAKLYEARKKMSMLFQSGALFTDLTVYENVAWPLREHTRLPAPILHSTVLMKLEAVGLRGAAQLKPAELSGGMARRVALARAIALEPELIMFDEPFVGQDPITMGVLVKLIDELNHALGLTCIVVSHDVPEVLSIADYAYIVAGQKIIAHGTTPELRENNDPRVRQFIDGHADGPVPFRFPAGDYLADLTGSGSN; encoded by the coding sequence ATGATCCAGCAGCATACGAATCTGGTTGAGGTTCGTGGCGTGAGTTTTTCGCGCGGAGATCGCACCATCTTCGACGACATTTCGCTGACCGTGCCGAAAGGCAAAGTGACGGCGATAATGGGGCCGTCGGGGATAGGAAAAACCACTCTGCTACGCTTGATTGGGGGACAACTTCAGCCAACCAGCGGTGAAATCTTTTTCCGTGGCGAAAACATACCGTCATTGTCGCGCGCTAAATTGTACGAAGCGCGTAAGAAAATGAGCATGTTGTTCCAGTCTGGCGCCCTGTTTACTGACTTAACGGTCTATGAAAACGTCGCCTGGCCGCTGCGTGAACACACCCGTCTGCCTGCACCGATTCTGCACAGCACCGTATTAATGAAGCTGGAAGCGGTAGGCCTGCGCGGTGCAGCCCAGCTGAAACCCGCTGAGCTGTCGGGCGGTATGGCACGTCGTGTGGCCCTGGCACGCGCGATTGCGCTTGAGCCGGAGCTAATCATGTTCGACGAACCCTTTGTCGGACAGGATCCCATTACCATGGGCGTGCTGGTAAAATTGATCGATGAACTTAACCATGCTCTGGGCCTGACCTGTATTGTGGTCTCGCACGACGTACCGGAAGTACTGAGTATTGCGGACTATGCCTATATCGTGGCCGGACAAAAAATTATCGCACACGGCACCACGCCGGAACTGCGAGAGAATAATGACCCGCGCGTGCGCCAGTTTATTGATGGCCATGCGGATGGTCCGGTTCCATTCCGTTTTCCTGCCGGCGACTATCTCGCTGATTTAACCGGCTCAGGGAGTAACTAA
- a CDS encoding helix-turn-helix transcriptional regulator, with product MEERMEDWHPADIIAALHKRGMTLAGLSRAAGLSSSTLANALTRPWPKGEWLIADAIKIHPSEIWPSRYYDPDTRCLLDRKKRIRTPVDHTDRA from the coding sequence ATGGAAGAAAGGATGGAAGACTGGCATCCGGCTGACATTATCGCTGCGCTGCATAAGCGTGGTATGACTCTGGCAGGGCTGTCACGCGCAGCGGGTCTGAGTTCATCGACGCTGGCTAATGCGCTGACGCGTCCCTGGCCCAAAGGCGAATGGCTGATCGCCGACGCGATTAAGATTCACCCGAGTGAGATCTGGCCCAGCCGCTATTACGATCCCGATACCCGCTGTCTGCTGGATCGCAAAAAACGTATCCGGACGCCGGTAGATCATACTGACCGCGCCTGA
- the mlaE gene encoding lipid asymmetry maintenance ABC transporter permease subunit MlaE — MVLKALASFGRQGIETCASFGRAGLMLFHALVGKPAFRRHSPLLIKQLYSVGVLSLLIIVVSGLFIGMVLGLQGYLVLNTYGAETSLGMLVALSLLRELGPVVTALLFAGRAGSALTAEIGLMKATEQLSSMEMMAVDPLRRVVSPRFWAGFISMPLLTMIFTAVGIAGGALVGVSWKGIDPGFFWSAMQNAVDFRTDVVNCIIKSAVFAVTVTWIALFNGYDAIPTSEGISRATTRTVVHASLAVLGLDFVLTALMFGN, encoded by the coding sequence ATGGTCTTGAAGGCGCTGGCGTCATTCGGTCGTCAGGGAATTGAAACGTGCGCCAGTTTTGGACGCGCAGGATTAATGCTGTTTCACGCGCTGGTAGGAAAACCCGCGTTCCGCAGACACTCGCCGCTACTGATCAAACAGCTTTATAGTGTTGGCGTACTGTCGTTACTGATCATTGTGGTTTCAGGTCTGTTTATCGGCATGGTACTCGGACTGCAGGGCTACCTGGTGCTGAACACCTATGGTGCCGAAACCAGTCTGGGAATGCTGGTGGCGCTGTCGCTGCTGCGTGAACTGGGGCCGGTTGTAACCGCGCTGTTGTTTGCCGGACGGGCCGGATCGGCACTGACGGCTGAAATCGGCCTGATGAAAGCCACTGAACAGCTCTCCAGTATGGAGATGATGGCAGTGGATCCGTTGCGCCGTGTTGTTTCGCCGCGTTTCTGGGCCGGTTTTATCAGCATGCCGCTGCTGACAATGATCTTCACTGCGGTCGGTATCGCTGGCGGTGCACTGGTCGGCGTGAGCTGGAAGGGGATCGATCCCGGCTTCTTCTGGTCAGCTATGCAGAACGCGGTCGATTTCCGGACCGACGTTGTTAACTGCATCATTAAAAGCGCCGTCTTTGCCGTGACGGTCACCTGGATTGCCCTCTTTAATGGCTATGACGCGATTCCCACTTCTGAAGGGATCAGTCGCGCGACAACGCGTACCGTAGTACATGCTTCACTGGCGGTGCTCGGGTTGGATTTTGTGCTGACAGCACTGATGTTTGGGAATTGA